The following coding sequences lie in one Spinacia oleracea cultivar Varoflay chromosome 1, BTI_SOV_V1, whole genome shotgun sequence genomic window:
- the LOC110780827 gene encoding eukaryotic initiation factor 4A-9-like, with product MAGVAPEGSQYDARQYDSKMSELLSEEGSDFFTSYDEVYESFDKMGLAENLLRGIYAYGFEKPSAIQQRGIVPFYKGLDVIQQAQSGTGKVFPSQNSSELIKE from the exons ATGGCAGGAGTTGCGCCTGAAGGTTCCCAGTATGATGCTCGCCAGTATGACAGCAAAATGAGTGAATT GCTTTCTGAGGAAGGAAGTGATTTCTTCACTTCATATGACGAGGTTTATGAAAGCTTCGATAAAATGGGTTTGGCAGAGAATCTTCTTAGAGGAATCTATGCTTATG GTTTCGAGAAACCTTCTGCTATTCAACAGAGGGGAATAGTCCCATTCTACAAGGGTCTTGATGTTATTCAGCAAGCCCAGTCTGGTACAGGAAAAGTTTTTCCATCTCAGAACTCGTCTGAACTTATAAAAGAATAA